A stretch of Brachyhypopomus gauderio isolate BG-103 chromosome 3, BGAUD_0.2, whole genome shotgun sequence DNA encodes these proteins:
- the wscd2 gene encoding sialate:O-sulfotransferase 2: protein MARPLLKIQRYFRRKPVRFFSFILLYLTAGSLVFLHSGFSGDGGPAGAIRPPMPPDGGYPASEGRSLGIIGRVFKDTRRAARRFGPPWMKASSSDASTWTGREDRSSRTRGPRGRSGKEMEGGRAKYIGCYVDNTQKRALRGVSFFDYKKMTVFRCQDNCAERGYAYAGLEFGAECYCGHKIQGENVSESHCNMECKGEKSTLCGGVNRLSIYRLELSQESARRYGSAIFKGCFRRPENISLALPVGTDIQNMSVDKCVDMCTEKEFSLAVLAGETCHCGFPTTVFSLHEPEEEELCLHHCAGEDFESCGNDEYFVVYQTQVQDNRCMDRRFLHTRSKHLMALASFPGAGNTWARHLIELATGFYTGSYYFDGSLYNKGFKGERDHWRSGRTICVKTHESGQREIEAFDSSILMIRNPYKALMAEFNRKYGGHIGFASQAHWKGKEWPEFVKNYAPWWASHTLDWLKFGRKVHVVHFEDLKRDLFPCLKGMVLFLGLEVSEDRLLCAVSQKDGNFKRSGLRKLEYDPYTAEMRTTIDDLIRTVDATLRQRNLSGVPEDYRPR from the exons ATGGCCCGCCCCCTGCTGAAGATCCAGCGGTACTTCCGCCGCAAGCCGGTCCGTTTCTTCTCCTTCATCTTACTCTACCTCACCGCCGGGAGCCTCGTCTTCCTCCACTCGGGTTTCTCGGGCGACGGGGGCCCAGCCGGAGCCATCCGGCCGCCCATGCCGCCCGACGGAGGATACCCGGCATCAGAGGGCCGCAGCCTGGGCATCATTGGACGTGTGTTCAAGGACACGCGGAGGGCGGCTCGCAGGTTTGGACCCCCCTGGATGAAGGCAAGCAGCTCGGACGCCTCCACCTGGACAGGTAGAGAGGACCGCAGCAGCAGGACCAGAGGACCAAGAGGGAGGAGCGGCAAAGAGATGGAGGGTGGGCGAG CTAAATACATCGGTTGCTACGTCGACAACACACAGAAGAGGGCATTACGTGGAGTCTCCTTCTTTGACTACAAAAAAATGACGGTCTTCCGTTGCCAAGACAACTGTGCAGAGAG GGGGTACGCGTACGCAGGCCTGGAGTTCGGAGCTGAGTGTTACTGCGGCCACAAGATCCAGGGGGAAAATGTGTCGGAGAGCCACTGCAACATGGAGTGTAAGGGGGAGAAGAGCACCCTGTGTGGGGGAGTGAACCGCCTGTCCATATACAGACTGGAGCTGAGTCAGGAGTCGGCCCGCAGAT ACGGAAGTGCGATTTTTAAAGGCTGTTTCAGGAGGCCTGAAAACATCTCTCTGGCTCTTCCTGTTGGCACTGACATTCAGAATATGTCTGTTGACAAGTGTGTGGACATGTGCacagagaag GAGTTCTCCCTGGCAGTACTGGCTGGGGAGACATGTCACTGtggtttccccaccactgtcttCTCCCTGCACGAGCCCGAGGAAGAAGAGCTCTGCCTTCATCACTGTGCCGGCGAGGATTTCGAGAGCTGTGGAAATGATGAATACTTTGTGGTTTACCAGACGCAAGTGCAAG ACAATCGATGTATGGATCGGCGGTTTCTGCACACCCGTTCGAAACATCTGATGGCTCTGGCCAGCTTCCCCGGCGCAGGAAACACTTGGGCTCGTCACCTCATCGAGCTGGCCACGGGCTTCTACACGGGCAGCTACTACTTCGACGGCTCCCTCTACAACAAGG GCTTTAAAGGAGAGCGGGACCACTGGCGCAGTGGCAGGACCATCTGCGTTAAGACCCACGAGAGCGGCCAGAGGGAGATCGAGGCCTTCGACTCCAGCATCCTCATGATCCGCAACCCCTACAAGGCCCTCATGGCCGAATTCAACCGCAAAtatggcggccatattggattTGCCTCCCAGGCACACTGGAAAGGGAAAG AATGGCCAGAGTTTGTGAAGAACTACGCCCCCTGGTGGGCCTCCCACACTCTGGACTGGCTGAAGTTTGGCAGGAAGGTCCACGTGGTGCACTTTGAGGACCTGAAGCGGGACCTCTTCCCCTGCCTCAAGGGCATGGTCCTGTTCCTGGGCCTGGAGGTGTCCGAAGACCGGCTGCTCTGTGCCGTCAGCCAGAAGGACGGTAACTTCAAGCGCTCTGGCCTGCGTAAGCTCGAGTACGACCCTTACACGGCTGAGATGCGCACCACCATCGACGACCTCATACGGACCGTGGACGCCACGCTCAGGCAGAGAAACCTGTCCGGGGTCCCAGAAGACTACAGGCCCAGATGA
- the LOC143510059 gene encoding chemerin-like receptor 1, with amino-acid sequence MNFTAIPHHDTNYGHDLFDDGYVYDGYNDNTAISPDIDQTMSSPPCRDATCVSLAIANVIIFMLGVTGNGLVIWIAGFKMKKLVNTTWYLSLAMSDFLYCVFLPFYVVYLVKGDWVFGVFMCKFMSFILFLNMFSSIILLVFISVDRCVVVMLPVWAQNQRTVRKASVMVILAWITSAVLSTPSAIFQDVSEDHMTLIKKCFNNFIVGGHDHIATVVRRFIFGFVIPFLIIVTCYVLIIQKLKTNQMAKSTKPFKIMTVLIVTFVICWLPFHIVALIELNHTKDHSQKITTAQAIVDMLASANSFLNPFLYAFMGKDITRKFYAILSKIESAIEEEGRSTVRGTSITSSGEGKLSTAF; translated from the coding sequence ATGAACTTCACTGCAATTCCACATCATGACACCAACTATGGACACGATTTATTTGACGATGGCTATGTCTACGATGGCTACAATGACAACACTGCCATTTCCCCTGATATAGACCAAACAATGTCTTCACCGCCATGCAGGGATGCAACGTGTGTATCCTTAGCAATAGCCAATGTCATCATCTTCATGCTGGGTGTCACTGGAAATGGTTTGGTGATTTGGATTGCTGGATTTAAAATGAAGAAGTTGGTCAACACAACTTGGTACCTCAGCCTGGCCATGTCCGACTTCCTGTATTGTGTCTTCCTGCCATTTTATGTCGTCTACTTGGTTAAAGGTGATTGGGTATTTGGGGTCTTCATGTGCAAGTTCATGTCCTTCATCCTGTTCCTCAACATGTTCAGCAGCATCATCCTCCTCGTCTTCATCAGTGTGGACCGCTGTGTGGTCGTTATGCTTCCTGTATGGGCACAGAACCAGCGCACTGTACGCAAGGCCTCTGTGATGGTTATTCTGGCTTGGATCACCTCCGCAGTGCTTAGCACCCCATCAGCCATTTTCCAAGACGTCAGCGAAGATCACATGACGTTAATAAAGAAATGTTTCAACAATTTTATAGTTGGTGGCCATGACCATATTGCCACTGTAGTGCGTCGATTCATTTTTGGATTTGTGATCCCGTTCCTGATCATTGTCACCTGCTATGTTCTCATCATCCAAAAGCTGAAAACCAACCAGATGGCAAAGTCCACAAAGCCATTTAAGATCATGACGGTGCTGATTGTGACGTTTGTAATCTGCTGGCTGCCTTTTCACATTGTTGCTTTGATAGAACTAAACCACACTAAAGATCACAGTCAGAAAATCACCACTGCACAAGCAATTGTTGACATGCTTGCCAGTGCAAACAGCTTCTTGAACCCGTTTCTTTACGCTTTCATGGGGAAGGACATTACGAGGAAATTTTATGCAATTCTGTCAAAGATTGAGAGTGCAATCGAGGAAGAAGGCCGGAGCACAGTGCGAGGAACATCTATCACCAGCTCAGGAGAAGGCAAACTTTCAACTGCCTTCTAA
- the LOC143510060 gene encoding chemerin-like receptor 1, whose product MNFTAIPQHDTIYGDYENYNGNTAISPDIDQTMSSPSCRDATCVSLAIANVIIFVLGVTGNGLVIWIAGFKMKKLVNTTWYLSLAMSDFLYCVFLPFYVVYLAKGDWVFGLFMCKFMSFILFLNMFSSIILLVFISVDRCVVVMLPVWAQNQRTVRKASVIVILAWITSAVLSTPSAIFRDVSEDHMALIKKCFNNFIVGGHDHIATVVCRFIFGFVIPFLVIVTCYVLIIRKLKTNQMAKSTKPFKIMTVLIVTFVICWLPFHIVALIELKHTQDHSHKIITAQAIVGTLASANSFLNPFLYAFMGKDFKRKFYAILSKIESAIEEEGRSTVRGTSITSSGEGKLSTAF is encoded by the coding sequence ATGAACTTCACTGCAATTCCACAGCATGACACCATCTATGGAGACTATGAAAATTACAATGGCAACACTGCCATTTCCCCTGATATAGACCAAACAATGTCTTCACCATCATGCAGGGATGCAACGTGTGTATCCTTAGCAATAGCCAATGTCATCATCTTCGTGCTGGGTGTCACTGGAAATGGTTTGGTGATTTGGATTGCTGGATTTAAAATGAAGAAATTGGTCAACACAACTTGGTACCTCAGCCTGGCCATGTCCGACTTCCTGTATTGTGTCTTCCTACCATTTTATGTCGTCTACTTGGCTAAAGGTGATTGGGTATTTGGGCTCTTCATGTGCAAGTTCATGTCCTTCATCCTGTTCCTCAACATGTTCAGCAGCATCATCCTCCTCGTCTTCATCAGCGTGGACCGCTGTGTGGTCGTTATGCTTCCTGTATGGGCACAGAACCAGCGCACTGTACGCAAGGCTTCTGTGATAGTTATTCTGGCTTGGATCACTTCCGCAGTGCTTAGCACCCCATCAGCCATTTTCCGAGACGTCAGCGAAGATCACATGGCGTTAATAAAGAAATGTTTCAACAATTTTATAGTTGGTGGCCATGACCATATTGCCACTGTAGTGTGCCGATTCATTTTTGGATTTGTGATCCCGTTCCTGGTCATCGTCACCTGTTATGTTCTCATCATCCGAAAGTTGAAGACCAACCAGATGGCAAAGTCCACAAAGCCATTTAAGATCATGACGGTGCTGATTGTGACGTTTGTAATCTGCTGGCTGCCTTTTCACATTGTTGCTTTGATAGAACTAAAACACACTCAAGATCACAGTCACAAAATCATCACTGCACAAGCAATTGTTGGCACGCTTGCCAGTGCAAACAGCTTCTTGAACCCGTTTCTTTATGCTTTCATGGGAAAGGACTTTAAGAGGAAATTTTATGCAATTCTGTCAAAGATTGAGAGTGCAATCGAGGAAGAGGGCCGGAGCACAGTGCGAGGAACATCTATCACCAGCTCAGGAGAAGGCAAACTTTCAACTGCATTTTAA
- the LOC143510061 gene encoding chemerin-like receptor 1, with protein MDSMDMALTMDYSEYDNYTADNLTYEEVSVRVHPTCSEDVLCMMMVVINSIIFLLGIIGNGLVIWIAGFKMKKSVNTTWYLSLAVSDFLFCSFLPFNIFYMATSEWSFGLFMCKFMSFVMFLNMFSSIFLLVIISADRCVSVMFPVWAQNQRTVGKALVMVSLAWIISAALSVPSIIFRDVQQHMGTSRCHTNYSTSQHSHTAIATSRLTVGFLIPFLIIVICYSIIIFKLRINQMARNTKPFKIMTALIVTFFLCWLPYHTVVLMELYQSLSVEVIPIALKAGSLVASANSFLNPILYVFMGNDFRRRFKSSLLSKMENAMGEEGRTTSRYLSRSSSVDARASTHI; from the coding sequence ATGGACTCAATGGACATGGCTCTCACTATGGATTACTCGGAGTATGACAACTATACAGCAGACAACCTGACATATGAGGAGGTGTCTGTTAGAGTACACCCCACGTGTTCTGAAGATGTTCTGTGTATGATGATGGTGGTCATCAATTCAATCATCTTCCTTCTGGGAATCATAGGGAATGGTCTGGTGATCTGGATTGCCGGCTTCAAGATGAAGAAGTCAGTCAACACGACCTGGTACCTCAGCCTGGCCGTGTCCGATTTCCTTTTCTGCTCGTTCCTTCCCTTCAACATCTTCTACATGGCAACATCTGAGTGGAGCTTTGGTCTCTTCATGTGCAAGTTCATGTCCTTCGTCATGTTCCTCAACATGTTCAGCAGCATCTTCCTCCTCGTCATCATCAGCGCAGAccgctgtgtgtctgtgatgttCCCAGTATGGGCGCAGAACCAGCGTACTGTAGGCAAGGCCTTGGTGATGGTTAGTCTGGCATGGATCATCTCTGCTGCTTTGAGTGTCCCATCCATCATTTTCCGTGATGTTCAACAACACATGGGCACAAGCCGTTGCCATACCAACTACAGCACTAGTCAGCACAGCCACACAGCCATAGCTACAAGCCGGCTCACTGTTGGATTCCTCATCCCATTCCTGATCATCGTCATTTGCTACTCCATCATCATCTTCAAATTGAGAATCAATCAGATGGCGAGAAACACCAAGCCGTTCAAGATCATGACGGCACTCATTGTGACATTTTTCCTGTGTTGGCTTCCATACCACACCGTAGTGCTGATGGAGCTGTACCAAAGTCTCTCTGTGGAGGTCATCCCCATCGCACTCAAAGCTGGCAGCTTGGTCGCATCGGCCAATAGCTTCCTCAACCCCATACTCTACGTGTTCATGGGCAACGATTTCAGGCGGAGGTTCAAGAGCTCCCTCCTTTCAAAGATGGAGAATGCGATGGGAGAGGAGGGACGCACAACGAGCCGCTACCTGTCCCGATCCAGCTCCGTGGATGCCAGAGCTTCCACTCACATCTGA